The following are encoded in a window of Pseudomonas sp. St316 genomic DNA:
- a CDS encoding DJ-1/PfpI family protein, whose amino-acid sequence MKKIVLVAFDQFTDIDLFLMWDILGRNTEDWHVRILGSSAIVRSAHGLPVSVHGPLCEANSADAVLFVSGKEGVPAALAAPDFLPSFELDARRQRIGSICAGAFILERLGLLGGQATTHPDARSSLQALGLESMDQPLVCQGNVATAGGCLSALYLVGWLVESWFDVDKRRATLLPVLPAGQQALYDALIGLSIRQGKVGTSQPETRHGMSSNW is encoded by the coding sequence TTGAAGAAAATCGTTCTGGTTGCTTTCGACCAATTCACTGACATCGACCTCTTTCTGATGTGGGACATCTTAGGCCGCAACACTGAGGACTGGCACGTCCGAATATTGGGTTCCAGCGCTATCGTGCGATCGGCGCACGGCCTGCCGGTTTCGGTGCACGGTCCACTGTGCGAGGCCAACAGTGCCGACGCGGTATTGTTCGTCAGCGGCAAGGAAGGAGTACCCGCTGCATTGGCCGCCCCGGATTTCCTGCCGTCGTTTGAACTTGACGCCAGGCGCCAGCGAATCGGCTCCATATGCGCCGGAGCGTTCATTCTCGAACGGCTTGGGCTGCTCGGCGGCCAAGCCACTACCCATCCGGATGCACGATCGAGCCTGCAAGCGCTGGGACTTGAGTCCATGGACCAGCCTCTTGTATGCCAGGGGAACGTTGCAACCGCTGGCGGATGCCTTTCGGCGCTCTATCTGGTGGGATGGTTGGTTGAATCCTGGTTCGATGTCGACAAGCGCCGTGCGACGTTGCTCCCTGTTCTACCGGCGGGGCAGCAAGCGCTCTATGATGCCTTGATCGGGCTTAGTATCCGACAAGGAAAAGTTGGCACCTCCCAACCAGAAACGCGACATGGCATGTCGTCCAATTGGTAG
- a CDS encoding NAD(P)/FAD-dependent oxidoreductase, whose product MNVDIECVVVGAGVVGLAVAREMARAGHEVLVIEAAEAIGMGISSRNSEVIHAGIYYSPGSLKARLCVEGRHRLYTYCESHGVATRRLGKLIVATDQAQVGGLETLLERGLLNGVDDLRLLDQTQAQALEPALACVAALYSPSTGIVDSHALMLALLGDAEAAGANIVFHTPLLGARVITGGFTLELGGTAQMSLSCRLLINAAGLQAPALARRIEGLAAQSVPQDFLCKGNYFSLAGRAPFRHLIYPAPEAAGLGIHMTLDLAGQARFGPDTEWVEVEDYRVDPVRAEAFYQAIRNYWPGLPGQSLQPAYSGIRPKISAPGEATRDFVISSEAEHQVPGLINLFGIESPGLTSCLAIASRVRQRIEDV is encoded by the coding sequence TTGAATGTCGATATCGAGTGCGTCGTCGTAGGCGCGGGGGTCGTCGGGCTCGCCGTGGCACGGGAAATGGCCCGGGCCGGTCATGAAGTGCTGGTGATCGAAGCCGCCGAAGCCATCGGCATGGGCATCAGCTCGCGCAACTCCGAAGTCATCCACGCGGGCATTTATTATTCGCCGGGCAGTCTGAAGGCGCGGCTGTGCGTCGAAGGCCGGCACCGGCTGTACACCTATTGTGAAAGCCACGGCGTCGCCACCCGCCGGCTCGGCAAGCTGATCGTTGCCACGGATCAGGCGCAGGTGGGCGGACTCGAAACATTGCTTGAACGAGGCTTGCTGAACGGCGTGGACGACCTGCGTCTGCTTGATCAAACACAGGCGCAGGCATTGGAACCGGCCCTGGCCTGTGTCGCCGCGCTGTATTCGCCTTCCACCGGCATCGTCGATTCCCACGCCCTGATGCTGGCCTTGCTGGGTGACGCCGAAGCGGCCGGGGCGAACATTGTCTTCCACACGCCGTTGCTGGGTGCTCGCGTCATCACTGGGGGGTTCACGCTGGAATTGGGCGGCACGGCGCAGATGAGCCTGTCCTGTCGCCTGCTGATCAATGCCGCGGGTCTCCAGGCGCCGGCCCTCGCCCGCCGCATCGAGGGCCTGGCCGCGCAATCGGTGCCCCAGGATTTTTTGTGCAAGGGCAACTACTTCAGCCTGGCCGGACGGGCGCCGTTCCGGCACTTGATCTACCCCGCCCCGGAAGCCGCCGGCCTGGGCATCCACATGACGCTCGACTTAGCGGGCCAGGCGCGTTTCGGCCCGGACACCGAATGGGTCGAAGTGGAAGATTACCGAGTGGATCCGGTTCGGGCCGAAGCGTTTTACCAGGCCATTCGAAATTACTGGCCGGGCCTGCCGGGCCAGAGCCTGCAACCGGCCTACAGCGGCATCCGCCCGAAGATCTCCGCGCCCGGCGAAGCGACCCGCGACTTTGTCATCAGCAGCGAGGCCGAACACCAGGTGCCAGGGTTGATCAACCTGTTCGGCATCGAGTCGCCCGGGCTGACGTCCTGCCTGGCAATCGCCAGCCGGGTCCGACAACGGATCGAAGATGTCTAG
- the nuoN gene encoding NADH-quinone oxidoreductase subunit NuoN has product MEFTIQHFIALAPLLITSATIIVVMLAIAWRRNHSQTFLLSVAGLNLALLSILPALKVAPLAVTPLIQIDSFACLYMALILVATLACVTLAHAYLGDGGSGYPGNREELYLLILMAAAGGLVLVSAQHLASLFIGLELLSVPVYGLVAYAFFNKRSLEAGIKYMVLSAAGSAFLLFGMALLYAEAGTLSFVGIGQALAATGLPSPIAQLGLGMMLIGLAFKLSLVPFHLWTPDVYEGAPAPVAAFLATASKVAVFAVMVRLFQISPVASSGVLSNVLTIIAIASILFGNLLALTQSNLKRLLGYSSIAHFGYLLIALIASKGLAVEAIGVYLVTYVITSLGAFGVITLMSSPYNGRDADALYEYRGLFWRRPYLTAVLTVMMLSLAGIPLTAGFIGKFYIIATGVEAHQWWLVGSLVLGSAIGVFYYLRVMVTLYLMEPNLRRHDAELHWEQKAGGVMLLAIALLAFFLGVYPQPLLTLVQQAGLTG; this is encoded by the coding sequence ATGGAATTCACGATTCAACACTTTATCGCGCTTGCGCCGCTGTTGATCACCAGCGCCACGATCATCGTGGTGATGCTGGCGATCGCCTGGCGGCGCAATCACTCACAGACCTTCCTGCTGTCGGTGGCGGGGCTGAACCTGGCCTTGCTGTCGATCCTGCCGGCCCTGAAAGTCGCGCCCCTGGCGGTCACCCCGCTGATCCAGATCGACAGCTTCGCCTGCCTGTACATGGCGTTGATCCTGGTCGCCACCCTGGCCTGCGTCACCCTCGCCCACGCCTACCTCGGCGATGGCGGTTCGGGTTACCCGGGCAACCGCGAAGAGCTGTACCTGCTGATCCTGATGGCCGCCGCCGGTGGCCTGGTCCTGGTCAGCGCGCAGCACCTGGCCAGCCTGTTCATCGGCCTGGAACTGCTGTCGGTACCGGTCTACGGCCTGGTGGCCTACGCCTTCTTCAACAAGCGCTCCCTGGAAGCCGGCATCAAGTACATGGTGCTGTCGGCGGCCGGTTCCGCGTTCCTGTTGTTCGGCATGGCCCTGCTCTACGCCGAAGCCGGCACCCTGAGCTTCGTCGGCATCGGCCAGGCCCTGGCGGCCACCGGCCTGCCTAGCCCGATCGCGCAACTGGGCCTGGGCATGATGCTGATCGGCCTGGCGTTCAAGCTGTCGCTGGTACCGTTCCACCTCTGGACCCCGGACGTCTATGAAGGCGCCCCGGCGCCCGTAGCGGCGTTCCTGGCCACCGCTTCGAAAGTGGCCGTGTTCGCGGTCATGGTGCGACTGTTCCAGATCTCGCCCGTGGCCAGCAGCGGTGTGCTGAGCAACGTGCTGACCATCATCGCCATCGCGTCGATCCTGTTCGGTAACCTGCTGGCACTGACCCAGAGCAACCTCAAGCGTCTGCTGGGTTACTCGTCCATCGCCCACTTCGGCTACCTGCTGATCGCCTTGATCGCCAGCAAGGGCCTGGCCGTGGAAGCCATCGGCGTGTACCTGGTCACCTACGTGATCACCAGCCTCGGCGCGTTCGGCGTGATCACCCTGATGTCCTCGCCGTACAACGGCCGCGACGCCGACGCCCTGTACGAATACCGCGGCCTGTTCTGGCGCCGTCCGTACCTGACCGCCGTGCTGACCGTGATGATGCTGTCCCTGGCTGGCATCCCGCTGACCGCCGGCTTCATCGGCAAGTTCTACATCATTGCTACCGGCGTCGAGGCCCACCAATGGTGGCTGGTCGGCTCCCTGGTGCTGGGCAGTGCCATCGGCGTGTTCTACTACCTGCGCGTCATGGTCACCCTGTACCTGATGGAACCGAATCTGCGTCGCCACGATGCCGAGTTGCACTGGGAGCAAAAGGCAGGCGGCGTGATGCTGCTGGCCATCGCCTTGCTGGCGTTCTTCCTTGGCGTTTACCCGCAGCCGTTGCTGACCCTGGTTCAGCAGGCTGGCTTGACGGGCTGA
- the nuoM gene encoding NADH-quinone oxidoreductase subunit M, giving the protein MILPWLILIPFIGGLLCWIAERSSSTLPRWIALLTMSLELALGLWLWATGDYSFAPAPGADPTWALEFKHAWIARFGISVHLALDGLSLLMILLTGLLGILSVLCSWKEIQRHVGFFHLNLMWILGGVIGVFLALDLFMFFFFWEMMLVPMYFLIALWGHSSSDGKKTRIYAATKFFIFTQASGLIMLVAILGLVLVNFNNTGVITFNYADLLKVQMSKTTEYVLMLGFFIAFAVKLPVVPFHSWLPDAHAQAPTAGSVDLAGILLKTAAYGLLRFALPLFPNASAEFAPIAMTLGLIGIFYGAFLAFAQTDIKRLIAFSSVSHMGFVLIGIYSGSQLALQGAVIQMLAHGLSAAALFILSGQLYERLHTRDMREMGGIWSRIAYLPAISLFFAAASLGLPGTGNFVGEFLILIGSFVSSPWITAIATSGLVFGSVYSLIMIHRAYFGPAKSDEVLRGMDGRELIMVLGLAMLLVYLGVYPQPFLDTSAATMHGVQQWLGTAFSQLASAR; this is encoded by the coding sequence ATGATTCTGCCCTGGCTAATCCTGATCCCCTTCATCGGCGGCCTGCTGTGCTGGATCGCGGAGCGCTCCAGCTCCACGCTCCCGCGCTGGATTGCGCTGCTGACCATGTCCCTGGAACTCGCGCTCGGCCTCTGGCTGTGGGCGACCGGCGACTATTCATTTGCACCGGCGCCTGGCGCCGATCCGACCTGGGCGCTTGAATTCAAGCATGCCTGGATCGCGCGCTTCGGCATCAGCGTGCACCTGGCCCTCGATGGCCTGTCGCTGCTGATGATCCTGCTGACCGGCCTGCTGGGTATCCTCTCGGTACTCTGCTCCTGGAAAGAGATCCAGCGTCACGTGGGTTTCTTCCACCTGAACCTGATGTGGATCCTGGGCGGTGTCATCGGCGTGTTCCTGGCGCTGGACCTGTTCATGTTCTTCTTCTTCTGGGAAATGATGCTGGTGCCGATGTACTTCCTCATCGCGCTCTGGGGTCACAGTTCTTCGGACGGCAAGAAAACCCGGATCTACGCGGCGACCAAGTTCTTCATCTTCACCCAGGCGTCCGGCCTGATCATGTTGGTGGCGATCCTTGGCCTGGTGCTGGTCAACTTCAACAACACCGGCGTGATTACCTTCAACTACGCCGATCTGTTGAAAGTGCAGATGTCCAAGACCACCGAGTACGTGCTGATGCTCGGCTTCTTCATCGCCTTCGCGGTGAAGCTGCCGGTGGTGCCGTTCCACTCCTGGCTGCCCGACGCCCACGCCCAGGCGCCGACCGCAGGTTCCGTGGACCTGGCGGGTATCTTGCTGAAGACGGCGGCCTACGGCCTGCTGCGCTTTGCCCTGCCGCTGTTCCCCAACGCTTCGGCCGAGTTCGCGCCGATTGCCATGACCCTGGGCCTGATCGGGATTTTCTACGGTGCGTTCCTGGCCTTCGCCCAGACCGACATCAAGCGCCTGATCGCGTTCTCCAGCGTCTCGCACATGGGCTTCGTGCTGATCGGGATCTACTCCGGCAGCCAGCTCGCGCTGCAAGGCGCGGTGATCCAGATGTTGGCTCACGGCCTGTCGGCGGCGGCACTGTTTATCCTCAGTGGCCAGTTGTACGAGCGCCTGCACACCCGGGACATGCGTGAGATGGGCGGCATCTGGTCGCGCATCGCCTACCTGCCGGCCATCAGCCTGTTCTTCGCAGCCGCTTCCCTGGGCCTGCCAGGTACTGGCAACTTCGTCGGCGAGTTCCTGATCCTGATCGGCTCCTTCGTCAGCTCGCCATGGATCACGGCCATTGCCACCTCCGGCCTGGTGTTCGGCTCGGTCTACTCGCTGATCATGATCCACCGCGCCTACTTCGGTCCGGCCAAGTCGGATGAAGTGTTGCGTGGCATGGACGGTCGCGAACTGATCATGGTGCTCGGCCTTGCGATGCTGCTGGTTTACCTCGGCGTCTACCCGCAACCGTTCCTCGACACTTCTGCCGCCACGATGCATGGCGTGCAGCAGTGGCTCGGCACCGCCTTCTCTCAACTCGCTTCGGCCCGGTAA
- a CDS encoding LysR family transcriptional regulator, which yields MNPFEEMRIFAQVMESGSFTAAADKLGLSKQFVSRKLMELEQRLGVRLLNRSTRRLDVTPLGQRYYEAALRLLNEVEQVEQGISGQTREPRGTIRLSAPLSFAVAHLGSLLPLFLQRYPGVSVEVDLSDRSVDLLGEGYDLALRIGVLEDSTLIARRIATIERVYCASPTYLAQKGTPARPEDLRNHDCLPYGHSRQVQWRFAGTGKPLTLEVTGRMRANNGDLLRDAAIAGMGITYLPGFILGDALKDGRLIKVLEGFETEPLALSAVYPQHRQSARPVQALVEFLREHMQ from the coding sequence ATGAACCCCTTCGAAGAAATGCGCATCTTTGCCCAGGTCATGGAGTCGGGCAGTTTCACCGCTGCGGCGGACAAGCTGGGGCTGTCCAAGCAGTTCGTCAGCCGCAAGCTGATGGAACTGGAACAGCGCCTGGGCGTGCGCCTGCTCAATCGCTCGACCCGGCGGTTGGATGTCACACCCCTGGGCCAGCGCTATTACGAAGCGGCGCTGCGCCTGCTCAATGAAGTCGAACAGGTGGAGCAGGGCATCAGCGGCCAGACCCGCGAGCCCCGCGGCACCATTCGCCTCAGCGCACCGCTGTCCTTCGCCGTGGCGCACCTGGGCAGCCTGCTGCCGCTGTTCCTGCAGCGCTATCCGGGCGTCAGCGTCGAGGTAGACCTGAGCGACCGCTCGGTGGATCTGCTGGGGGAGGGCTATGACCTGGCGCTGCGCATCGGCGTGCTGGAGGATTCGACGCTGATTGCCCGGCGCATCGCGACCATCGAGCGGGTGTACTGCGCCAGCCCCACCTACTTGGCGCAAAAAGGCACGCCCGCGCGGCCTGAAGACCTGCGCAATCACGACTGCTTGCCCTACGGGCACAGCCGCCAGGTGCAGTGGCGTTTTGCGGGGACTGGCAAACCGTTGACCCTGGAGGTCACGGGACGCATGCGCGCCAATAACGGGGATTTGCTCAGGGACGCGGCCATTGCCGGCATGGGCATCACCTATCTGCCCGGCTTCATCCTCGGCGATGCCTTGAAGGATGGGCGGCTGATCAAGGTCCTGGAAGGCTTTGAGACCGAACCGCTGGCGCTGTCGGCGGTGTATCCCCAGCATCGGCAAAGTGCACGCCCAGTGCAGGCGTTGGTGGAATTCTTGCGCGAACACATGCAGTAA
- a CDS encoding hemerythrin domain-containing protein, protein MNAIDLLKADHERVKAILTQLSESTDRAVKKRTDLLAKLEMEISIHTRLEEEILYPAFKQAGGKDEAEMYYEAKEEHRTVDSLVLPDLKTTDPTQPEFAGRVKVVKELLEHHIEEEEKEMFPLAKKLLGKAKLDALGADMETMKAQYKKELSSANLAA, encoded by the coding sequence ATGAATGCCATCGATCTGTTGAAAGCCGACCACGAACGCGTCAAAGCCATCCTGACTCAGCTGAGCGAGTCGACCGACCGCGCCGTGAAAAAACGCACTGACCTGTTGGCGAAACTGGAAATGGAAATTTCCATCCACACCCGCCTGGAAGAAGAAATTCTTTATCCGGCTTTCAAGCAGGCAGGCGGCAAGGACGAGGCCGAGATGTACTACGAAGCCAAGGAAGAACACCGCACCGTCGACTCGCTGGTGCTGCCGGACCTGAAAACCACCGATCCAACCCAGCCGGAATTCGCCGGTCGGGTGAAAGTGGTCAAGGAACTGCTTGAGCACCACATCGAGGAAGAAGAAAAGGAAATGTTCCCTCTCGCGAAAAAACTGCTGGGCAAGGCAAAACTCGACGCCTTGGGTGCCGACATGGAGACCATGAAAGCGCAGTACAAAAAAGAACTGAGCAGCGCCAATCTCGCCGCCTGA
- a CDS encoding TetR/AcrR family transcriptional regulator, translated as MKKLTRHHWIAAGFEALDQTGHIGVSAESLSRRLNVTRGSFYHHFRNREDFVRTLLAAWEEDYTERMLAYAAQGRSAGEILKRYLSIAAEKHPGREVSIRAWSLHDPLVGEFQQRVDTRRLDFAIRACRRLVHIPGEAEVMGQVAHLCLIGGQQAGLRHDAARFNRFLNRAFSLFEGALAPWRA; from the coding sequence GTGAAAAAACTAACGCGTCACCATTGGATCGCGGCTGGTTTTGAGGCCCTCGACCAAACAGGGCATATCGGCGTTTCGGCCGAGAGCCTATCGCGCCGACTGAATGTGACCCGCGGATCCTTCTATCACCATTTCCGCAATCGCGAAGATTTCGTCCGAACCTTGCTGGCCGCTTGGGAGGAAGACTACACGGAGCGCATGCTCGCTTATGCGGCGCAGGGTCGTAGCGCGGGCGAAATCCTGAAACGCTACTTGAGTATTGCCGCTGAGAAACACCCTGGGCGGGAAGTATCCATCCGAGCCTGGTCGCTGCACGATCCGTTGGTAGGCGAGTTTCAGCAGCGTGTTGACACCCGGCGACTGGACTTTGCGATACGGGCGTGCCGCCGCTTGGTCCATATACCGGGTGAAGCAGAAGTGATGGGGCAGGTGGCCCATCTGTGCCTGATTGGTGGTCAACAGGCAGGGCTGCGGCATGATGCCGCTCGCTTCAACCGTTTCCTGAATCGAGCCTTTTCACTTTTCGAAGGGGCGCTTGCACCGTGGCGGGCCTGA
- the ycaC gene encoding isochorismate family cysteine hydrolase YcaC gives MSNVPAYNRLNKDDAVVLLVDHQTGLISLVQDFSPNEFKNNVLALADLAKFFGLPTILTTSFEQGPNGPIVPELKEMFPDAPYIPRPGQINAWDNEDFVKAIKATGRKQLIIAGVVTDVCVAFPTLSALAEGFDVFVVTDASGTFNETVQQAAWVRMTAAGAQMMNWFSVACELHRDWRNDIEGLGNLLSQRIPNYRNLMNSYSALTAK, from the coding sequence ATGAGCAACGTTCCCGCCTACAACCGCCTGAACAAAGACGATGCGGTCGTCCTGCTGGTCGATCACCAGACCGGCCTGATCTCCCTGGTCCAGGACTTTTCGCCCAACGAGTTCAAGAACAACGTGCTGGCCCTGGCTGACCTGGCGAAGTTCTTCGGGCTGCCGACCATCCTGACCACCAGCTTCGAACAAGGCCCCAACGGCCCGATCGTGCCGGAGCTCAAGGAAATGTTCCCGGATGCGCCGTACATCCCGCGTCCAGGCCAGATCAATGCCTGGGACAACGAAGATTTCGTCAAGGCGATCAAGGCCACCGGCCGCAAGCAACTGATCATCGCTGGCGTGGTCACCGATGTTTGCGTGGCGTTCCCGACCCTGTCGGCACTGGCTGAAGGTTTCGACGTGTTCGTCGTCACCGACGCTTCGGGCACCTTCAACGAAACCGTGCAACAAGCCGCCTGGGTCCGCATGACCGCTGCCGGCGCGCAGATGATGAACTGGTTCTCGGTGGCCTGTGAGCTGCACCGCGACTGGCGCAACGACATCGAAGGCCTGGGCAACCTGCTGTCCCAGCGCATTCCGAACTACCGCAACCTGATGAACAGCTACTCGGCGCTGACGGCCAAGTAA
- a CDS encoding DUF2867 domain-containing protein — MPREFELIMSVPVPSRSGITHLYKSMNLADAFAIRLPAGASRNPDVLARFILSHQPSWIGRLMKVRDTVVACFGLKTAKHLASLADRVGIFKVYSTNQTEIVLGEDDKHLDFRISILCSEETEPESRRQLVFSTVVQCHNRLGRAYIFVIAPFHRQVVKASLLRAARVGWPVATGP; from the coding sequence ATGCCTCGAGAATTTGAGCTCATTATGTCCGTGCCAGTCCCCTCTAGGTCCGGCATCACCCACCTTTACAAGTCGATGAACCTGGCGGACGCTTTTGCGATTCGGCTTCCTGCGGGCGCATCCCGCAATCCAGATGTGCTCGCTCGATTCATCCTTTCCCACCAGCCATCCTGGATCGGAAGGCTCATGAAAGTCCGAGACACTGTCGTTGCCTGCTTTGGTCTCAAGACAGCCAAACATTTAGCATCACTTGCTGATCGGGTTGGGATCTTCAAGGTCTACAGCACGAACCAGACTGAAATCGTGCTGGGAGAGGACGACAAGCACCTCGACTTCCGGATATCGATCCTATGTTCTGAAGAGACAGAACCAGAAAGCCGTCGCCAGCTCGTCTTCTCAACCGTGGTCCAGTGCCACAACCGTCTAGGCCGGGCCTACATTTTCGTTATTGCCCCCTTTCACCGCCAGGTTGTCAAGGCCAGCCTCCTGCGTGCAGCACGCGTCGGTTGGCCTGTGGCGACTGGCCCCTGA
- the nuoK gene encoding NADH-quinone oxidoreductase subunit NuoK produces the protein MPAIPLEHGLAVAGILFCLGLVGLMVRRNILFVLMSLEVMMNASALAFIVAGARWAQPDGQIMFILVISLAAAEASIGLAILLQLYRRFHTLDIDAASEMRG, from the coding sequence ATGCCTGCTATCCCTCTCGAGCATGGTCTGGCGGTTGCCGGCATCCTGTTCTGCCTCGGCCTGGTTGGCCTGATGGTCCGCCGCAACATCCTGTTCGTACTGATGAGCCTGGAGGTCATGATGAATGCCTCCGCCCTGGCCTTCATCGTGGCGGGCGCTCGCTGGGCACAGCCGGATGGACAGATCATGTTCATCCTGGTGATCAGCCTGGCAGCCGCCGAGGCCAGTATCGGCCTGGCGATCCTGCTGCAACTGTATCGCCGCTTCCACACGCTCGATATCGACGCTGCCAGTGAGATGCGCGGATGA
- the nuoL gene encoding NADH-quinone oxidoreductase subunit L, translated as MNMIFLTFVFPLIGFLLLSFSRGRLSENGSALIGVGSIGLSAIVAAYVIWQFNVAPPEGGHYTLVLWQWMAVEGFTPNFALYVDGLSITMLGVVVGVGFLIHLFASWYMRGEAGYSRFFAYTNLFIASMLFLVLGDNLLFLYFGWEGVGLCSYLLIGFYYSNRNNGNAALKAFIVTRIGDVFMAIGLFILFQQLGTLNIQELLVKAPEHFKVGDFWIVLATLMLLGGAVGKSAQLPLQTWLADAMAGPTPVSALIHAATMVTAGVYLIARTHGLFALAPDILHLVGIVGGVTLVLAGFAALVQTDIKRILAYSTMSQIGYMFLALGVGAWEGAIFHLMTHAFFKALLFLASGAVIVACHHEQNIFKMGGLWKKLPLAYASFIVGGAALAALPLVTAGFYSKDEILWEAFASGNQALLYAGLVGAFMTSLYTFRLIFIAFHGEAKTEAHAGHGIAHWLPLSVLIVLSTFVGAMITPPLADVLPQSVGHAGGEAKHSLEIASGAIALAGILLAALLFLGKRRFVTAIANSGIGRFLSAWWFAAWGFDWIYDKLFVKPYLAISHILRKDPLDQTIGLIPRMAKGGHTALSRTETGQLRWYAASMAAGAVLVIGAIVLVAV; from the coding sequence ATGAACATGATCTTTCTGACTTTCGTATTTCCCCTGATCGGTTTCCTGCTGCTGTCGTTCTCCCGGGGACGCCTCTCGGAAAACGGCTCGGCACTGATCGGTGTCGGCTCCATCGGCCTGTCGGCGATTGTCGCCGCCTACGTGATCTGGCAATTCAACGTCGCACCACCCGAGGGTGGGCACTACACCCTGGTGCTGTGGCAATGGATGGCGGTGGAAGGCTTCACGCCGAACTTCGCCCTGTACGTCGACGGCCTGTCGATCACCATGCTTGGCGTGGTGGTCGGCGTGGGTTTCCTGATCCACCTGTTCGCCTCCTGGTACATGCGCGGTGAAGCCGGTTATTCGCGCTTCTTCGCCTACACCAACCTGTTCATCGCCAGCATGCTGTTCCTGGTGCTCGGCGATAACCTGTTGTTCCTGTACTTCGGCTGGGAAGGCGTGGGCCTGTGCTCGTACCTGTTGATCGGTTTCTACTACAGCAACCGCAACAACGGGAATGCCGCACTCAAGGCGTTTATCGTCACCCGGATCGGCGACGTGTTCATGGCCATCGGCCTGTTCATCCTGTTCCAGCAACTGGGTACGCTGAACATCCAGGAACTGCTGGTCAAGGCGCCCGAGCACTTCAAGGTCGGTGACTTCTGGATCGTCCTGGCGACCCTGATGCTGCTGGGCGGCGCCGTCGGTAAATCCGCGCAACTGCCGCTGCAAACCTGGCTGGCGGACGCGATGGCTGGCCCTACCCCGGTCTCGGCACTGATCCACGCCGCAACCATGGTGACCGCCGGTGTCTACCTGATCGCCCGTACCCACGGCCTGTTCGCCCTGGCGCCGGACATCCTGCACCTGGTCGGCATCGTCGGCGGCGTGACCCTGGTACTGGCCGGTTTCGCCGCCCTGGTACAAACCGACATCAAGCGCATCCTCGCCTACTCGACCATGAGCCAGATCGGCTACATGTTCCTGGCCCTGGGCGTCGGTGCCTGGGAAGGCGCGATCTTCCACCTGATGACCCACGCCTTCTTCAAGGCCCTGCTGTTCCTTGCTTCCGGTGCGGTGATCGTTGCCTGCCACCACGAGCAGAACATCTTCAAGATGGGCGGCCTGTGGAAGAAACTGCCGCTGGCCTATGCCAGCTTCATCGTCGGCGGCGCGGCCCTGGCGGCCCTGCCACTGGTGACCGCCGGTTTCTACTCCAAGGACGAGATCCTCTGGGAAGCGTTCGCCAGCGGTAACCAGGCACTGCTCTATGCAGGCCTTGTGGGTGCGTTCATGACCTCGCTGTACACCTTCCGCCTGATCTTCATCGCGTTCCATGGTGAAGCCAAGACCGAAGCCCACGCGGGCCACGGCATTGCCCATTGGCTGCCCCTGTCGGTGCTGATCGTGCTGTCGACCTTCGTCGGCGCCATGATCACCCCACCGCTGGCCGATGTGCTGCCGCAAAGCGTCGGCCATGCCGGCGGCGAAGCCAAGCACAGCCTGGAAATCGCCTCGGGTGCCATCGCCCTGGCGGGTATCCTGCTGGCCGCCCTGCTGTTCCTGGGCAAGCGTCGTTTCGTCACGGCGATCGCCAACAGCGGCATCGGGCGATTCCTTTCGGCCTGGTGGTTCGCCGCCTGGGGCTTCGACTGGATCTACGACAAACTGTTCGTCAAGCCATACCTTGCGATCAGCCACATTCTGCGCAAAGACCCGCTCGACCAGACCATTGGCCTGATCCCGCGCATGGCCAAGGGCGGCCACACTGCCCTGAGCCGTACCGAGACCGGTCAACTGCGTTGGTATGCGGCTTCCATGGCGGCTGGCGCCGTACTGGTTATCGGCGCCATCGTGCTGGTAGCGGTCTGA
- the nuoJ gene encoding NADH-quinone oxidoreductase subunit J → MEFAFYFASGIAVVSTLRVVTNTNPVHALLYLIISLIAVAMTFFALGAPFAGALEVIAYAGAIMVLFVFVVMMLNLGPAAVQQERSWLKPGIWAGPVILSTLLLGELLYVLFAHQSGQAIGHTTVGAKAVGISLFGPYLLVVELASMLLLAAAVTAFHLGRNEAKE, encoded by the coding sequence ATGGAATTCGCTTTCTATTTCGCATCGGGTATCGCGGTGGTGTCCACGCTTCGTGTGGTCACCAACACCAACCCCGTGCACGCCCTGCTCTACCTGATCATTTCGCTGATCGCCGTGGCCATGACCTTCTTCGCCCTCGGCGCGCCGTTCGCCGGTGCCCTGGAAGTGATCGCCTACGCCGGCGCCATCATGGTGCTGTTCGTGTTCGTGGTGATGATGCTCAACCTCGGCCCGGCCGCGGTCCAGCAGGAACGCTCCTGGCTCAAGCCCGGCATCTGGGCGGGACCGGTGATCCTGTCCACCCTGCTGCTGGGTGAACTGCTGTATGTGCTGTTCGCTCACCAGAGCGGTCAGGCCATCGGTCACACCACCGTAGGCGCCAAGGCCGTGGGCATCAGCCTGTTCGGTCCGTACCTGCTGGTGGTCGAACTCGCCTCGATGCTGCTGCTTGCCGCAGCCGTCACGGCGTTCCATTTGGGCCGTAACGAGGCGAAGGAGTAA